The Bacteroidota bacterium DNA segment TTGACTTTTTTCTTAATAGTCCAGCTATGAGGTTGAAAAATAAAATCGCCTAGTAAATGAGCGATTAACTGTAATAAGATAAATTTATGTAGCATACTCTATGTTTTTTTCAAAATAACTAACTGATTTATCAATCGAATGCCATCCAGCAGCTGTAGAATGTTGACTTATCGTAGATTGGCTTTTCTTAAGTTTTTCACTTACTTCATTTTCACTTAGACCAAGAAGTCTAAGGTAAATAACTTTACATTGTTTTGCTGAACATCTCGAAATAAGAGTATCTAGCAAAGAGAAAATTGTGTCAAATTGCTCATGAATATACTTGTCTTGGCTACAAAAAAACATTGTATTCTTTATTACTATTTTCTTCTTATTTGATGTGCTGAAATCCTTGATAGCCCTGCCTGACATGTATATAGCTTCTCCATCAATTATTCCCTTTCCAGAATCAATTGTAGTTATAGGGGCTACAGCTACTGCAAGTCTAATAGCATGCTCTTTATAGTACTTAATACCTTTATTGCTTGTTTTACTTTCTAATACTATTGATTTAATAAATGTCTTAAGTAATAAAGCTATTCTTAGGGCATTGTGGCTTGTCTTAATTGCACATTCAATATAATCACCTTGAATTATTCTACCAAAGAAATCATCTTCTTTATATTTCTCGGTAAGTTCAATTAGCAAGTTCTTAATTTTATTTTCAATATTTCTTTTATCTACCTCATTAAGCGAAGTATAAGAAATTATATCTGCTGATATTGTTGCTCCATTCATATCATTTATTTTTATCGGTAAATATACTAATAAAA contains these protein-coding regions:
- a CDS encoding fumarate hydratase, with product MNGATISADIISYTSLNEVDKRNIENKIKNLLIELTEKYKEDDFFGRIIQGDYIECAIKTSHNALRIALLLKTFIKSIVLESKTSNKGIKYYKEHAIRLAVAVAPITTIDSGKGIIDGEAIYMSGRAIKDFSTSNKKKIVIKNTMFFCSQDKYIHEQFDTIFSLLDTLISRCSAKQCKVIYLRLLGLSENEVSEKLKKSQSTISQHSTAAGWHSIDKSVSYFEKNIEYAT